From the genome of Impatiens glandulifera chromosome 9, dImpGla2.1, whole genome shotgun sequence, one region includes:
- the LOC124915862 gene encoding agamous-like MADS-box protein AGL62, with product MAKMKNESNLKVTFCKRKSGLFKKFSELITLCGAEVLLLVFSPTNRVFSYGHPSVDEIVGRLFGSSSPTGISCETQQMIESYRSSSMRELNANVMQVEELMEVEEQHGKQINHDKKVGQDQRWWERSNKEMRYQQLEHLKMSLLNLNAIVTQKMLEFSNP from the coding sequence ATGGCCAAAATGAAGAATGAGAGTAATCTTAAGGTGACCTTCTGCAAAAGAAAAAGTGGGCTTTTCAAGAAATTCAGCGAGCTTATCACACTATGTGGGGCTGAAGTTTTACTTCTAGTATTTTCACCAACAAACAGAGTGTTCTCCTACGGTCATCCCAGTGTAGATGAAATAGTTGGGCGATTGTTTGGTTCATCCTCTCCGACGGGGATTTCCTGTGAAACTCAACAAATGATTGAATCTTATCGGTCATCAAGCATGAGGGAACTAAATGCTAATGTGATGCAGGTTGAGGAGTTGATGGAGGTTGAGGAGCAGCATGGGAAGCAGATAAATCATGACAAGAAAGTTGGGCAGGATCAAAGATGGTGGGAGAGATCGAATAAAGAAATGAGATATCAACAACTTGAACATCTCAAGATGTCTCTATTGAATTTAAATGCCATTGTGACCCAAAAGATGTTGGAGTTTTCTAACCCGTAA